In Magnetococcales bacterium, a genomic segment contains:
- the lptC gene encoding LPS export ABC transporter periplasmic protein LptC: MKSLSARVTGHLKYLFLALALLILAGLAWYLLQQSGGGPLLMLKTGPEGAMVTDPSMVQFEGRETRWTLNAKSAVRARDDNIVIEQPHLEVYFKDGGKMMVTSRQGAVNNETHAVIFHGEVTATNGPFNVLTTNWLRFDPNRQILYTDQAFRLEGENHQLEGVGFTLDQETQILRVHDKVKVMFNKDRVKENGAWGS; the protein is encoded by the coding sequence ATGAAATCCTTGTCGGCCCGAGTGACGGGTCATCTTAAATACCTGTTTCTCGCCCTTGCCCTGCTGATCCTGGCGGGATTGGCATGGTATTTGTTGCAACAATCGGGAGGCGGACCGTTATTGATGCTCAAGACCGGACCCGAAGGCGCCATGGTCACCGATCCGAGCATGGTGCAGTTCGAAGGACGGGAAACGCGCTGGACCCTGAACGCCAAAAGTGCCGTCCGCGCCAGAGACGACAACATCGTCATCGAACAACCTCATTTGGAAGTGTATTTCAAGGATGGGGGAAAAATGATGGTGACCTCCAGACAGGGAGCGGTCAACAACGAAACACACGCCGTCATTTTTCACGGCGAGGTCACGGCAACGAACGGTCCCTTCAACGTGCTGACAACCAACTGGTTGCGGTTTGATCCCAACAGGCAAATACTGTATACCGATCAGGCGTTCCGTCTGGAGGGGGAAAACCATCAACTGGAAGGGGTCGGATTCACGCTTGATCAGGAAACGCAAATCCTTCGGGTACACGACAAGGTGAAGGTGATGTTCAACAAGGATCGCGTCAAGGAGAATGGAGCGTGGGGTTCCTGA
- a CDS encoding phenylphosphate carboxylase subunit delta: MIFPDSLGRPLRLLALDVDGVLTDGIIHIDGAGTEHKRFHVGDGMGIRLLLDAGLKVGLISARNSPAVTRRAQELGLSFAHQGIHGDKWNCLREEIQRSGCEPAQCGFMGDDLIDLPVLCRVGLATAPQDARPEVRQRVHWVAQAAGGRGAVRELAEKILLAQGRWEHIVTGFIPVKD; this comes from the coding sequence ATGATCTTTCCCGATTCGCTGGGGCGCCCCCTGCGCCTGCTTGCCCTGGACGTGGATGGGGTCCTGACCGACGGCATCATTCACATCGATGGCGCCGGCACGGAACACAAACGCTTTCATGTCGGCGATGGCATGGGAATACGTCTGCTCCTCGATGCAGGTTTGAAGGTCGGGTTGATTTCCGCCCGGAATTCGCCCGCCGTCACCCGGCGGGCCCAGGAACTGGGACTCTCCTTCGCGCATCAGGGAATCCACGGCGACAAGTGGAACTGCCTCCGGGAAGAAATACAACGGTCGGGATGCGAACCGGCCCAATGCGGTTTCATGGGAGACGACCTGATCGATCTTCCGGTCCTGTGCCGGGTCGGCCTGGCAACGGCACCCCAGGATGCCCGACCCGAGGTCCGACAACGAGTCCATTGGGTAGCCCAGGCCGCCGGAGGACGGGGAGCGGTTCGGGAACTGGCGGAAAAAATTCTTTTGGCACAGGGACGATGGGAACACATCGTCACAGGCTTCATTCCCGTCAAGGATTGA
- a CDS encoding KpsF/GutQ family sugar-phosphate isomerase — protein MLDAARRTLALEARAIDAMASRLDERFILAVNRLHDCRGRVVVSGMGKSGLIGQKIAATLSSTGTPAFFLHPAEGSHGDLGMMTRQDCLIALSNSGETGELIAIMPVVKRLGVPLIGLLGRIDSTLGRLCDVALDVSVEREACPLGLAPTSSTTAALAMGDALAVSLLEQRGFDEEQFALFHPGGNLGKRLLLKVQDLMHTGSRIPLVPEHENGRETILEMTAKRFGMTGVVDASGQLLGIITDGDLRRHLERGSALLTQTAGTLMTRHPKTITSDALAVEALRLMEEKKITSLFVLPEPASKGRDAESRTKAPDRSPTEVIGVIHLHDLLQAGLI, from the coding sequence ATGCTGGACGCGGCACGTCGCACCCTTGCACTCGAAGCCCGGGCCATCGATGCCATGGCCTCCCGACTGGACGAACGGTTCATCCTGGCGGTCAACCGCCTCCACGACTGTCGCGGTCGGGTGGTGGTCTCGGGAATGGGCAAATCGGGACTCATCGGACAAAAAATTGCCGCAACCCTGTCAAGCACCGGAACGCCCGCGTTTTTTCTTCATCCCGCCGAAGGCAGCCATGGCGACCTTGGCATGATGACCCGGCAGGATTGTCTGATCGCCCTCTCCAACAGTGGCGAAACAGGGGAACTCATCGCCATCATGCCGGTCGTCAAACGCCTCGGAGTCCCCCTGATCGGTCTTTTGGGACGCATCGATTCCACCCTTGGACGATTGTGCGACGTGGCGCTCGATGTGTCGGTCGAACGCGAAGCCTGCCCCCTGGGACTGGCCCCCACCAGTTCCACGACCGCGGCCCTGGCCATGGGCGACGCCCTGGCGGTTTCATTGTTGGAACAACGGGGCTTCGACGAAGAACAATTCGCCCTGTTCCATCCCGGAGGCAACCTGGGCAAACGATTGCTCCTGAAAGTCCAGGACCTCATGCACACCGGTTCCCGCATCCCTCTGGTTCCGGAACACGAAAATGGCCGGGAAACGATCCTGGAAATGACCGCGAAACGCTTCGGCATGACCGGAGTGGTCGATGCCTCGGGTCAACTGCTGGGCATCATCACCGATGGCGATCTGCGGCGGCATCTGGAACGTGGCTCCGCCCTTCTGACCCAGACGGCGGGTACACTGATGACCCGTCATCCCAAAACCATCACCTCCGACGCCCTGGCCGTCGAAGCCCTGCGCCTCATGGAGGAAAAAAAAATCACCAGTCTGTTCGTCCTCCCCGAACCCGCATCCAAAGGCCGCGACGCCGAATCCCGGACAAAGGCCCCGGACAGATCACCGACCGAAGTGATCGGGGTCATCCATCTCCATGACCTTCTGCAAGCAGGGCTGATATGA